In one window of Desertifilum tharense IPPAS B-1220 DNA:
- a CDS encoding RluA family pseudouridine synthase, whose product MLQPLSDFLAHPPALSGSTVRYEYQGKCPQTGEPLRLPRTAEVEAIALGLMRQLDQDPAYAREGKMYGVLLVELPNGEKQVLRAFSGLLFSQSMVRGWVPPIPGRDRLRFAETQTLAKLNAIKDELLHLQQLPERQDYQNHLQEFEQRFSQLRDRISQHKRQRQAERQILHQTLTGEALLTALEALNQESRLEGIEQRHLKRDRDRILQPLQAKIQASDRRISELKQQRKTLSRRLQNQMHAAYSLTNFLGQSLSLNQLSPTLPTGTGDCCAPKLLHYAATHQLKPLAMAEFWWGPSKADKIQGEFYGACVERCQPIMGFLLAGLSSQADRLEIPIVYEDEWLIVVNKPTGILSVPGREFTPNVLSHLRQRLPDGENLIAVHRLDRDTSGLLMLARHLNVYRQLSQQFQQRQVQKRYEALLSGCLEAERGIISLPLWGDPQNRPYQTVDEKRGKPSVTEFQAIATQDNCTRIELKPITGRSHQLRVHCADPRGLGIPILGDRLYGCGEDASRLHLHAKALTFEHPDLGKAIELRSPVPF is encoded by the coding sequence ATGCTTCAGCCGCTTTCAGACTTTTTGGCGCATCCTCCGGCGTTGTCTGGGTCAACCGTTCGCTATGAGTATCAGGGAAAATGTCCCCAAACCGGAGAACCACTCAGGCTACCTCGAACGGCTGAAGTCGAAGCGATCGCCCTTGGCTTAATGCGCCAACTGGATCAAGATCCAGCATACGCCAGAGAAGGCAAAATGTATGGCGTCTTGCTCGTAGAATTGCCGAATGGGGAAAAACAAGTTCTCAGGGCATTTTCGGGTTTACTTTTTAGTCAAAGTATGGTAAGGGGTTGGGTGCCGCCGATTCCCGGACGCGATCGCCTTCGGTTTGCAGAAACGCAAACCCTCGCCAAACTCAACGCCATAAAAGACGAACTACTCCACCTGCAACAACTTCCCGAACGCCAGGACTATCAGAACCACCTGCAAGAGTTTGAACAGCGTTTTAGCCAACTGCGCGATCGCATTTCTCAACACAAACGCCAGCGCCAAGCAGAACGCCAAATTCTCCACCAAACCCTAACCGGAGAAGCGCTGCTAACCGCCTTAGAAGCCTTAAATCAAGAAAGCCGTTTAGAAGGGATCGAACAACGCCATCTCAAACGCGATCGCGATCGCATTTTACAACCCCTGCAAGCCAAAATCCAAGCCAGCGATCGCCGCATCAGCGAACTGAAACAACAGCGCAAAACCCTATCGCGTCGGCTGCAAAACCAAATGCACGCCGCCTACTCCTTAACCAACTTTTTAGGACAATCTTTATCTTTAAACCAACTTTCGCCAACCTTACCCACGGGAACCGGAGATTGTTGCGCGCCAAAACTCCTGCATTACGCCGCCACCCATCAACTCAAACCCCTAGCAATGGCTGAATTTTGGTGGGGGCCAAGCAAAGCTGATAAAATCCAAGGAGAGTTTTATGGGGCCTGTGTCGAACGCTGTCAGCCGATAATGGGATTTTTGCTCGCCGGATTATCTTCTCAAGCAGATAGGCTAGAAATCCCCATTGTGTATGAAGATGAATGGCTGATTGTCGTTAATAAACCCACGGGTATTCTATCCGTCCCCGGACGAGAGTTTACCCCAAATGTCCTCAGCCATCTGCGCCAGCGCTTACCGGATGGGGAAAACTTAATAGCAGTCCATCGCTTAGATCGAGATACCTCTGGTTTGTTAATGCTAGCGCGTCACTTAAACGTCTATCGGCAACTCAGCCAACAATTTCAACAACGACAGGTGCAGAAACGGTATGAAGCGCTGCTTTCTGGTTGCTTGGAAGCTGAGAGAGGTATCATTTCCTTACCCCTGTGGGGAGATCCGCAAAACCGGCCCTATCAGACTGTAGATGAAAAACGGGGTAAACCAAGCGTTACGGAATTTCAGGCGATCGCAACTCAAGATAATTGTACCCGGATCGAGCTTAAACCGATTACAGGGCGATCGCATCAACTCAGGGTGCATTGTGCCGATCCGCGCGGTTTGGGTATCCCTATTTTAGGCGATCGCCTTTACGGATGTGGCGAGGATGCTAGTCGCTTACATCTCCACGCCAAAGCCTTAACCTTTGAGCATCCTGATTTAGGAAAAGCGATAGAATTGCGATCGCCTGTCCCTTTTTAA
- a CDS encoding PAS domain S-box protein: MNQPLTPLSHSDDAVLEPSDLTPLSLRDRQLRSLFETALDAMAIADDQGQYIEVNWAACELFGLPREELIGRCIAEFTEPGVDFTPTWQQFQQQGQMRGEFRLVRADGAIREVEYAATAHFIPHCHLSIIRDITERKQAEAKIQQLTQQLEQRVLERTRQLEETQAKLQLTHNCYQMVLEHQMSDRQHAEKEWQQSEDKFRAIFQQAGVGINQADLSGRFIQVNPGFCQLLGYTETELLQLTFQQVTHPDDLTGKSELIRQLYNGDIDSCILEQRYIHKNGSVVWTNSVLSILRDPQGNPISDLAIVQDISDRKQAELALQHSEAMKRAMWEALPDLIIRMRRDGICLEVKPSSVFPITVPASEMVGCHLYDFLPCEVAAQRLAAAERALQTGELQSCEFSLVINDRMRWREMRMVPLQVDEVLVVIRDITDRKQAELALSQSEAENRAIMSAIPDLMFYVNRSGVYLNYLHAPQFANLVDAGVNPINRSLTDVLPPEVAQRQLFYIQIALDTSEVQTYEQQVRIDGKLYYEEVRVIPVEADKVLFMIRDISDRKQMELALQQSEAENRAILRSIPDLLFYVNAEGVYLNYLHNPSFPDLIESSINPIGQRLEDTLPPEVARRQRYHLEQVVRTGEIQAYEQETWIDNTLYYEEVRVIPVEGDKVLFAIRDISALKQAEIALREERSLFIGGPTVVFKWQNAEGWPVEYVSPNVRSQLGYEPEFFLQTRSHYVDLVHPDDRMRVAQDIQNRLQAGERYYEQEYRLRRADGEYCWLYDFTKVAYTPQGQIAHFLGYVQDISDRKAIETQRQQAEAQLQGLLVRTQLVNSISTQIRSSLDLETILQNAVNAIYSAIQVDICTFGWYRAQANSPSWEIVMERKVPELPSWLGQYAPDNFLIGFEKIFQGQVYCVDRSSQLSDEQLRSFCQTHGISAYVCIPIHTAGQQIGGFELGRIAGDRPWSSEEIELLQEVTNQVAIAIEQAELYRASEEKSSELSQAYWELQQAQTRLIQVEKMSSLGQLVAGIAHEINNPVSFIYGNLHPASDYARQLISLVQLYQQSYPQPLSAIATELEAIDFDYLASDFPELLNSMKTGASRIRDIVKSLRTFSRLDEADFKRVNLHESLDSTLVILQNRLNGRAGEPKINVIKNYGDIPRIECYSGLLNQVFLNLLSNAVDAIEQQRSYLELEAEEDYQGEITITTTLSQENWLCISIEDNGCGMSLEVQKKIFNPFFTTKPVGKGTGMGLATSYQIIVEDHGGNLQCISTLGQGTNLIIELPISAQKNLSCQL, translated from the coding sequence ATGAACCAACCTCTCACCCCTCTGAGTCACTCTGACGATGCAGTGTTAGAGCCAAGCGATCTGACCCCATTATCTTTGAGAGATCGTCAACTGCGGAGCTTATTTGAAACGGCTTTAGACGCAATGGCGATCGCAGATGACCAGGGTCAGTATATTGAGGTGAATTGGGCCGCTTGCGAACTCTTCGGTTTGCCGCGTGAAGAACTGATCGGTCGCTGCATTGCTGAGTTTACCGAGCCTGGAGTAGACTTTACCCCAACCTGGCAGCAGTTTCAACAACAAGGTCAAATGCGGGGAGAATTTCGCCTCGTGCGAGCAGATGGCGCGATCCGCGAGGTGGAGTACGCCGCCACCGCTCATTTTATTCCCCATTGTCACCTCTCAATTATTCGGGATATTACAGAGCGCAAACAAGCGGAAGCCAAAATTCAACAACTGACGCAACAACTAGAGCAGCGCGTGCTAGAAAGAACTCGCCAACTGGAGGAAACTCAAGCAAAATTGCAATTAACCCATAATTGCTACCAGATGGTGCTAGAACATCAGATGAGCGATCGCCAGCACGCAGAAAAAGAGTGGCAGCAAAGCGAAGATAAATTTCGGGCAATCTTTCAACAAGCAGGGGTTGGCATCAATCAAGCCGATCTATCCGGTCGCTTTATCCAAGTCAACCCAGGGTTTTGTCAGCTTTTAGGATATACCGAGACAGAACTCTTGCAACTGACCTTTCAACAGGTGACGCATCCCGACGACCTTACCGGGAAATCCGAACTGATTCGCCAACTCTATAACGGCGATATTGACTCCTGTATTCTGGAGCAGCGTTACATCCATAAAAACGGCAGCGTTGTTTGGACGAATTCGGTTCTGTCGATTTTGCGAGATCCTCAAGGAAACCCCATCTCCGATTTAGCCATCGTCCAAGATATTAGCGATCGCAAACAAGCCGAACTGGCTTTACAACACAGCGAAGCGATGAAGCGAGCCATGTGGGAAGCCTTGCCCGATTTAATCATTCGGATGAGGCGCGATGGTATTTGTTTAGAAGTGAAGCCGAGCAGCGTGTTTCCGATAACGGTACCAGCCTCAGAGATGGTGGGATGCCATCTGTATGACTTTCTTCCCTGTGAAGTTGCGGCTCAAAGACTCGCCGCCGCCGAGCGAGCGTTACAAACGGGAGAGTTGCAAAGCTGTGAATTTAGTCTGGTGATTAACGATCGAATGCGGTGGCGAGAGATGCGGATGGTACCGCTACAGGTTGATGAAGTCCTCGTCGTGATTCGGGATATTACCGATCGCAAGCAAGCCGAACTCGCCTTATCTCAAAGCGAAGCCGAAAATCGGGCAATCATGTCAGCTATTCCCGATTTAATGTTTTATGTTAACCGTAGCGGGGTTTATCTCAATTACCTTCACGCGCCCCAGTTTGCTAACCTTGTCGATGCGGGTGTCAATCCCATCAATCGCTCTCTCACCGATGTTTTACCCCCAGAGGTCGCGCAACGACAGCTTTTTTACATCCAGATTGCCTTAGATACGAGCGAAGTTCAAACTTACGAACAGCAGGTACGCATCGATGGCAAGTTGTATTACGAAGAAGTCCGCGTCATTCCGGTAGAAGCTGACAAAGTGCTGTTCATGATCCGCGATATTAGCGATCGCAAACAAATGGAACTGGCGCTGCAACAGAGCGAGGCGGAAAATCGAGCCATTTTAAGGTCTATCCCCGATTTGTTGTTTTACGTCAATGCAGAGGGCGTCTATCTCAACTATCTTCACAATCCTAGCTTTCCCGATCTGATTGAAAGTTCAATCAATCCCATCGGTCAGCGTCTCGAAGATACCTTACCTCCGGAAGTGGCTCGGCGACAGCGCTATCATCTAGAACAGGTCGTCCGAACCGGAGAAATTCAAGCTTACGAGCAAGAAACCTGGATAGACAACACGCTCTACTACGAAGAAGTGCGGGTGATTCCGGTGGAAGGGGATAAGGTGCTATTTGCGATCCGCGATATTAGCGCCCTCAAACAGGCAGAAATTGCACTGCGCGAAGAACGGAGTCTGTTTATCGGCGGCCCGACGGTGGTCTTTAAGTGGCAAAATGCTGAAGGTTGGCCGGTGGAGTATGTTTCGCCCAACGTGCGATCGCAGTTGGGTTACGAACCCGAATTTTTTCTCCAGACGCGATCGCATTATGTCGATCTCGTCCATCCCGACGATCGGATGCGAGTCGCCCAAGACATCCAAAACCGCCTTCAAGCAGGCGAGCGATACTACGAACAGGAATATCGCCTGCGTCGCGCCGATGGCGAATATTGCTGGCTGTACGACTTTACCAAGGTTGCCTACACTCCCCAAGGTCAGATCGCTCATTTTCTGGGATACGTGCAAGATATTAGCGATCGCAAAGCCATTGAAACGCAACGCCAACAAGCGGAAGCTCAGTTACAAGGGCTATTGGTTCGCACGCAACTGGTCAACTCTATCAGCACGCAAATTCGCAGCTCTTTAGATTTAGAGACGATTTTACAAAATGCGGTGAATGCGATTTACAGTGCCATTCAAGTTGATATTTGTACGTTTGGTTGGTATCGCGCCCAAGCTAACTCGCCAAGTTGGGAAATTGTGATGGAACGCAAAGTTCCCGAACTACCCAGTTGGTTAGGTCAGTACGCGCCTGATAATTTTTTAATCGGGTTTGAGAAGATTTTTCAAGGTCAAGTTTACTGCGTCGATCGCTCAAGTCAGCTATCCGACGAACAGTTAAGATCGTTTTGCCAAACTCATGGCATTTCTGCTTATGTTTGCATTCCCATTCATACGGCAGGTCAGCAGATTGGCGGATTTGAACTGGGGCGAATTGCTGGCGATCGCCCCTGGAGTTCTGAAGAAATTGAACTGTTGCAGGAGGTCACAAACCAAGTTGCGATCGCAATCGAACAAGCCGAACTCTATCGGGCATCTGAAGAGAAATCTAGCGAACTTTCCCAAGCCTATTGGGAACTCCAACAAGCCCAAACTCGCTTGATTCAGGTTGAGAAAATGTCTTCCTTGGGACAATTGGTGGCAGGGATTGCCCATGAAATTAATAATCCGGTTAGTTTTATTTATGGCAATCTCCACCCCGCTTCGGACTATGCCAGACAATTGATTTCTTTGGTTCAGCTTTATCAGCAATCTTATCCCCAACCGTTGAGCGCGATCGCGACCGAACTAGAAGCCATTGATTTTGACTATCTCGCTAGTGATTTTCCCGAATTACTCAATTCTATGAAAACTGGAGCTTCGCGAATTCGAGATATTGTCAAGTCTTTAAGGACTTTTTCTCGTTTAGATGAAGCCGATTTCAAGCGAGTCAATTTGCACGAAAGTCTGGATAGTACGCTCGTCATTTTGCAAAATCGACTCAATGGACGAGCCGGAGAACCCAAAATTAATGTCATTAAAAATTACGGTGATATTCCCAGGATTGAATGTTATTCCGGTTTATTAAATCAAGTCTTTCTCAATCTCCTGTCTAATGCGGTGGATGCCATTGAACAACAGCGTTCTTATCTGGAATTAGAGGCAGAGGAAGATTACCAGGGAGAAATTACAATTACAACAACGCTTTCCCAAGAAAACTGGCTTTGTATCTCCATTGAGGATAATGGCTGTGGAATGAGTTTAGAGGTTCAAAAGAAAATATTTAATCCCTTTTTTACGACAAAACCAGTGGGTAAAGGGACGGGGATGGGGTTGGCCACTAGCTATCAAATTATTGTTGAAGATCATGGGGGCAATCTTCAATGTATTTCCACCCTAGGTCAAGGGACGAATTTGATAATTGAGTTGCCTATTAGCGCTCAAAAAAATCTATCCTGTCAACTTTAG
- a CDS encoding ribulose bisphosphate carboxylase small subunit produces MSYYIAPSFLNKLAIHITKNFLDIPRVKVPLILGIHGRKGEGKSFQCELVFDRMGVEAIHISAGELESPDAGDPARLIRLRYREAAELIRVRGKMVVLVINDLDAGAGRFDSGTQYTVNTQLVNATLMNIADNPTNVQLPGSYDDTPLHRVPILITGNDLSTLYAPLIRDGRMEKFYWEPSRDDRVGIVGGIFGEDGLSRSEIEQLVDTFSNQSIDFFGALRSRLYDEQILQFIQQVGYDRVSARVVNSNDKPPEFKKPDFSLSRLIEFGQLMRDEQQRVETTRLVKEYNEALRQTPTTPAAPPPPPPRHPQPEGNGHSKPTQLSAEVREQLQTILSGGYRVGLEYADRRRFRTSSWKSQSIDSNRPEEIEGAIASALKQHTGDYVRLVGIEPNAKRRIVETIIQRP; encoded by the coding sequence ATGAGTTACTACATTGCCCCTAGCTTCCTCAACAAACTCGCCATTCACATCACCAAAAACTTTCTCGACATTCCCCGCGTCAAAGTTCCCCTCATATTAGGGATACACGGGCGTAAAGGCGAAGGGAAATCCTTTCAATGCGAACTCGTCTTCGATCGCATGGGGGTAGAAGCCATCCATATCTCAGCCGGAGAACTCGAAAGCCCAGATGCAGGCGATCCGGCGCGACTGATTCGCTTGCGCTACCGAGAAGCCGCCGAACTGATTCGCGTACGCGGTAAAATGGTAGTCTTGGTGATTAATGACCTCGATGCTGGAGCCGGACGGTTTGATAGCGGTACCCAATACACCGTCAACACTCAGCTAGTCAACGCCACCTTAATGAACATTGCGGATAATCCCACCAATGTTCAACTTCCAGGCAGTTACGACGATACCCCCCTCCATCGCGTCCCCATTTTAATTACCGGAAATGACCTATCCACCCTGTATGCACCCTTAATTCGCGATGGGCGCATGGAAAAATTTTACTGGGAACCCAGCCGAGACGATCGCGTTGGGATTGTGGGCGGGATTTTTGGCGAAGATGGGCTATCGCGTTCTGAGATTGAACAACTCGTCGATACGTTTTCTAACCAATCAATTGACTTTTTTGGCGCATTGCGATCGCGCCTCTACGACGAGCAGATTCTTCAGTTTATCCAACAAGTCGGTTACGATCGCGTTTCCGCCCGCGTCGTCAATAGCAACGACAAACCCCCAGAATTCAAGAAACCCGATTTCTCCCTATCTCGCCTGATTGAATTCGGGCAACTGATGCGCGATGAACAGCAACGCGTAGAAACAACCCGCTTAGTGAAAGAATACAACGAAGCGCTACGCCAAACCCCCACAACCCCGGCTGCGCCGCCTCCCCCGCCACCCCGACACCCTCAACCCGAAGGGAATGGACACAGCAAGCCTACCCAACTGAGTGCAGAGGTACGCGAACAACTGCAAACGATTCTGAGTGGGGGATATCGGGTTGGCTTAGAATATGCAGATCGGCGTCGGTTCCGCACCTCCTCCTGGAAAAGCCAATCGATTGATTCCAACCGCCCAGAAGAGATTGAAGGTGCGATCGCCTCTGCTCTCAAGCAACATACCGGAGACTATGTGCGCTTGGTGGGTATCGAACCCAACGCTAAACGCCGGATTGTCGAAACCATCATTCAACGTCCCTAG
- a CDS encoding gas vesicle protein produces MVNSTPSRTSSSPPRLTSTGSSTLADVLERVLDKGIVIAGDISVSVGSTELLSIRIRLLIASVDKAKEMGINWWESDPFLSSQTRQLQDTNQKLLERVEALETELRSLKAPQRDPQLQPAPED; encoded by the coding sequence ATCGTGAATTCTACCCCCTCTCGCACCTCTTCTAGCCCCCCTCGCCTCACCTCGACGGGAAGTTCTACCCTAGCCGATGTGTTAGAACGGGTTCTGGATAAGGGAATTGTGATTGCAGGGGATATTTCCGTCTCTGTGGGTTCTACCGAACTGTTGAGCATTCGGATACGCTTGTTAATCGCTTCAGTAGACAAAGCCAAGGAAATGGGGATTAACTGGTGGGAGAGCGATCCGTTTTTAAGTTCCCAGACGCGACAGCTTCAGGATACCAACCAAAAGCTGCTCGAACGGGTTGAAGCCTTAGAAACCGAATTGCGATCGCTCAAAGCCCCCCAACGCGATCCCCAACTTCAGCCCGCCCCAGAAGATTGA
- a CDS encoding phasin family protein, whose product MAGFGDIVKKAFYLGVGIASYAGEKAGENLGELRKQAQKIADEMVARGEITTEEARRLVDEMVNRAQQSVPTSPQETQKPTEPRRIEILDEEESTPTNNSEEKVDTLRDQVAALQEELRRLQRE is encoded by the coding sequence ATGGCGGGCTTCGGCGATATCGTGAAAAAGGCTTTTTACCTCGGTGTAGGGATTGCTTCCTACGCAGGCGAGAAGGCTGGCGAAAACCTTGGCGAACTGCGAAAACAAGCTCAAAAAATCGCTGATGAAATGGTCGCACGCGGCGAAATTACCACAGAAGAAGCGCGTCGCCTGGTTGATGAAATGGTAAACCGCGCCCAACAATCGGTACCGACATCGCCACAAGAAACGCAAAAGCCGACTGAACCGCGTCGCATTGAAATTTTAGACGAAGAAGAATCGACACCCACCAACAATAGCGAAGAGAAAGTCGATACTTTACGCGATCAAGTTGCAGCGTTGCAAGAAGAATTGCGCCGCCTCCAACGGGAGTAA
- the gvpN gene encoding gas vesicle protein GvpN produces the protein MPTVLHARSRGFVNTPAIDRLARRSLRYLQSGFAIHLRGPAGTGKTTLALHLADLLARPLVLIFGDDELKSSDLVGSQTGYKRKQVVDNYIHSVIKLEDELQQSWVDSRLTLAAKEGFTLVYDEFNRSRPEVNNILLSVLEEKLIALPPTQNRSEYLRVHPQFRAIFTSNPAEYCGVHATQDALMDRLITLDMPEPDQLTQIEILVQRTGTSIEAAEKITALVQNFRANAKADLASGLRPSIAIAKICQDHQIPALARNDEFREVCADVLLSRTSITLVESTQILFEQLNQLAENEPADVPETPPLLAEEPAVEPPAPPNLSQRIYEYVQHNQGAKLSEIEASLSLNRVETVNALRSLIQKGIIKLNDDRIYVQEAQLS, from the coding sequence ATGCCTACCGTTCTCCATGCTCGTTCTAGAGGCTTCGTCAACACCCCCGCCATCGATCGCCTCGCGAGGCGATCGCTGCGTTACCTGCAATCGGGATTTGCCATTCACCTGCGCGGACCTGCGGGAACCGGAAAAACCACCCTCGCCCTGCATCTGGCCGATTTGTTAGCCCGTCCCTTGGTTCTGATTTTCGGAGACGACGAACTCAAAAGTAGCGATTTAGTGGGTTCGCAAACAGGCTACAAGCGCAAGCAAGTGGTCGATAACTACATCCACAGCGTCATTAAACTCGAAGACGAACTTCAACAAAGCTGGGTAGACTCGCGCCTCACCCTAGCCGCAAAAGAAGGGTTTACCTTGGTGTACGACGAGTTTAACCGCTCGCGCCCGGAAGTGAATAATATCTTGCTCTCGGTTTTAGAAGAAAAACTGATCGCCTTACCCCCCACGCAAAACCGTTCCGAATACCTGCGCGTTCATCCGCAGTTTCGGGCAATTTTCACCTCCAACCCGGCGGAATATTGCGGGGTACACGCCACCCAAGATGCGCTGATGGATCGGTTGATTACCTTAGATATGCCCGAACCCGACCAACTGACGCAAATTGAAATCTTGGTTCAGCGCACAGGGACGAGTATTGAAGCCGCCGAGAAAATTACCGCCCTGGTTCAGAACTTTAGAGCCAATGCTAAAGCCGATCTCGCTTCTGGCTTGCGGCCGAGTATTGCGATCGCGAAAATTTGCCAAGATCATCAAATACCCGCCCTCGCCCGGAACGACGAGTTTCGCGAAGTCTGCGCCGACGTGCTGCTGTCTCGCACTTCTATTACCCTAGTTGAGTCTACCCAAATTTTATTTGAACAACTGAATCAACTGGCGGAAAACGAACCCGCCGACGTTCCAGAAACGCCCCCTTTGCTCGCTGAAGAACCCGCCGTTGAACCCCCCGCGCCGCCCAACCTCAGCCAACGCATTTATGAGTATGTCCAGCACAACCAAGGGGCAAAACTTTCAGAAATTGAAGCCAGCCTGAGTCTAAATCGGGTTGAAACCGTGAATGCGCTCCGTTCGCTGATTCAGAAAGGCATAATAAAGCTGAACGACGATCGCATTTATGTCCAAGAGGCTCAATTATCGTGA
- the gvpA gene encoding gas vesicle structural protein GvpA: MAVEKVNSSSSLAEVVDRILDKGIVVDAWVRVSLVGIELLAIEARIVIASVETYLKYAEAVGLTSQAAVPAMPVA; encoded by the coding sequence ATGGCTGTTGAAAAAGTAAACTCCTCGTCTAGTTTAGCTGAAGTTGTCGATCGGATTCTAGATAAAGGGATTGTTGTAGACGCTTGGGTGCGCGTTTCTTTAGTCGGGATTGAACTGCTAGCAATTGAAGCAAGAATTGTGATTGCCTCGGTTGAAACTTATTTGAAATATGCAGAAGCGGTGGGTTTAACTTCCCAAGCCGCAGTTCCTGCAATGCCGGTTGCTTAA
- a CDS encoding GNAT family N-acetyltransferase: MDTLSTMDFRRHTQNDSPAIVSLFKSVFTKSEGEAEGTLISQLAKDLLEKTDERDLYCFIAADNSQIVGSIFFSRLNFENGIDSFILAPVAVHNDHQGKGIGKALIDYGLSELKKKGASVALTYGDPAFYNKVGFRTISSETVKAPFTLSQPKGWLGQSLSGDSIETLSGKCTCVEALSDPRYW; encoded by the coding sequence ATGGATACCCTTTCTACTATGGATTTCAGGCGTCATACACAGAATGACTCACCGGCTATCGTGTCGCTTTTTAAATCTGTATTCACAAAGTCTGAGGGAGAAGCTGAAGGAACACTAATTAGTCAGTTAGCAAAGGATCTGCTTGAGAAAACAGATGAGCGCGATCTGTACTGCTTTATCGCCGCAGATAATAGCCAAATAGTGGGTTCTATCTTCTTTAGTCGGTTAAATTTTGAGAATGGTATCGATTCGTTCATTCTAGCGCCTGTGGCCGTACACAACGACCATCAAGGCAAAGGTATAGGCAAGGCTTTGATCGATTATGGTCTCAGTGAATTGAAGAAAAAGGGAGCGAGCGTTGCACTGACCTATGGAGACCCAGCGTTTTACAATAAAGTCGGCTTCCGTACCATTTCGTCCGAGACGGTAAAAGCTCCTTTCACGCTTTCGCAACCAAAAGGATGGCTTGGTCAATCTTTGTCTGGTGATTCTATAGAGACATTATCTGGCAAGTGTACGTGTGTTGAAGCCTTGAGCGATCCCAGATACTGGTGA